A single Streptococcus thermophilus DNA region contains:
- the pepC gene encoding aminopeptidase C, whose translation MTSLSTDFTEKLFADYEANAKYGAIENAVTHNGLLKSIETRQSEVENDFVFSIDLTKDEVSNQKASGRCWMFAALNTFRHKLISDFKLESFELSQAHTFFWDKYEKSNWFLEQIIATADQEIGSRKVKFLLDTPQQDGGQWDMVVSLFEKYGVVPKSVYPESVASSNSRELNQYLNKLLRQDAQILRDLIASGADQAAVQAKKEEFLQEIFNYLAMTLGLPPRQFDFAYRDKDDNYRSEKGITPRAFFEKYVGLKLSDYVSVINAPTADKPYGKSYTVEMLGNVVGAPSVRYINLPMDRFKELAIAQMKAGESVWFGSDVGQVSDRQKGILATNVYDFTASMDINWTQDKAGRLDYSESLMTHAMVLTGVDLDADGKPIKWKIENSWGDKVGQKGYFVASDAWMDEYTYQIVVRKDFLTAEELAAYEADPQVLAPWDPMGSLASK comes from the coding sequence ATGACTTCACTATCAACAGATTTCACAGAAAAACTATTTGCAGATTATGAGGCCAATGCCAAGTACGGCGCTATTGAAAATGCAGTAACCCATAACGGCTTGCTTAAATCTATCGAGACACGTCAATCAGAAGTGGAAAATGATTTTGTTTTCTCAATTGATTTGACTAAAGATGAGGTGTCTAACCAAAAAGCTTCAGGTCGTTGCTGGATGTTTGCGGCCCTTAATACTTTCCGCCATAAATTGATTTCAGACTTCAAATTGGAAAGTTTCGAGCTTTCTCAAGCCCACACATTTTTCTGGGATAAATATGAAAAATCAAACTGGTTCTTGGAACAAATTATTGCTACAGCAGATCAAGAAATTGGTAGTCGTAAGGTTAAATTCCTTTTGGATACCCCTCAACAAGATGGTGGACAATGGGATATGGTCGTATCACTCTTTGAAAAATATGGTGTTGTACCAAAATCAGTATATCCAGAATCTGTAGCTTCAAGCAATAGTCGTGAGCTTAATCAATACCTTAATAAACTCCTTCGTCAAGATGCCCAAATCTTGCGCGATTTGATTGCCAGTGGTGCTGATCAGGCTGCTGTTCAAGCTAAAAAGGAGGAGTTCCTTCAAGAAATCTTCAATTATCTTGCCATGACCCTTGGCTTGCCACCACGTCAGTTTGATTTTGCCTATCGAGATAAAGATGATAACTATCGATCTGAGAAGGGTATCACGCCACGGGCCTTCTTTGAAAAATATGTTGGCCTTAAACTCAGCGACTATGTATCAGTTATCAACGCTCCAACAGCTGATAAACCTTACGGAAAATCTTACACGGTTGAGATGTTGGGAAATGTTGTAGGTGCGCCAAGTGTTCGTTATATTAACCTCCCAATGGACCGATTCAAAGAGCTTGCTATTGCACAGATGAAGGCAGGAGAGAGTGTATGGTTTGGTTCAGATGTTGGTCAGGTTTCGGACCGTCAAAAAGGCATTCTTGCAACTAATGTTTACGACTTTACAGCTAGCATGGATATTAACTGGACTCAAGACAAGGCTGGACGTTTAGACTACAGTGAATCTCTCATGACCCATGCCATGGTATTGACAGGTGTTGATCTGGATGCTGATGGTAAACCAATTAAATGGAAGATTGAAAACTCTTGGGGAGATAAGGTTGGACAAAAGGGGTACTTTGTTGCTTCTGATGCTTGGATGGATGAATATACATATCAAATCGTTGTTCGCAAAGATTTCCTTACAGCTGAAGAGTTGGCTGCCTATGAAGCAGATCCACAAGTGCTTGCACCTTGGGACCCAATGGGATCCCTTGCTTCAAAATAA
- the pbp1a gene encoding penicillin-binding protein PBP1A, which translates to MAKFNFSNFKESLNGSTKRAKNTQVKHSDSSRYSKGKRSAASDQNLGWRIAKYAFIGLLTFFVICVIAGGGLFAYYVSSVPKLTENKLQSTNSSRIYDGNGSLIADLGSEKRESASTGEIPIILVNAITSIEDKRFFTHRGIDVYRIMGAAINNLRHNSTQGGSTLDQQLIKLAYFSTNTSDQTLKRKSQEIWLSLQMERQYTKQEILTFYVNKVYMGNGYYGMKTAAKSYFGKELGDLSVAQAALLAGIPQAPTQYDPYANPDAAKERRNTVLNEMYEDKNISKEEYEQAKATDVSDGLLPLTNKASYEPYLDNYIKQVIEQVSTEANADIYSAGLDVYTNLDPDIQKYIWNVYNSNDYIAYPDDKFQVASTIIDVTNGHVVAQLGSRHQDENIALGTNQAVQTDRDWGSTMKPITDYAPAIEKRVYTNTGTTVYDTPYNFPGTSTPVYNWDRKYYGSISLTYAIQKSRNVPAVKALQATGLEYAQSFLKDLGIEYPEMFYSNAISSSTTSSDPKYGASSEKMAAAYAAFANGGTYYKPSYIKSIKFEDGSTKSYDSKGVEAMSPQTAYMMNSMLKQVLTGGTATEAYVPGTINAGKTGTSSYSDDEYYQVQKESGVYADLIVPDETFVGYNTKYAMAIWTGYENRKTPLYGSDLNIAKQIYGLTSRYLNQMYGAGSEDFDMPSGVYNNGSYVFLTGSSTSNVYTGSLGTSSSSSSSDYGKSSDSSSSQDSQQYGPDASTNPSTSGSNGAENSNSNTSTSTVDE; encoded by the coding sequence ATGGCTAAATTTAATTTCAGCAACTTTAAAGAATCACTTAACGGTTCAACTAAACGTGCTAAAAACACACAGGTTAAACATTCAGATTCTTCTCGCTATAGCAAAGGAAAACGCTCAGCTGCTTCAGATCAAAATTTAGGATGGCGTATTGCAAAATACGCTTTTATTGGACTACTCACTTTCTTTGTAATCTGTGTCATCGCTGGTGGTGGACTCTTTGCTTACTATGTTAGCAGTGTTCCTAAACTTACCGAGAACAAGTTGCAATCAACAAACTCAAGTAGGATTTACGATGGTAATGGTAGTCTTATTGCTGACTTGGGATCCGAAAAACGTGAAAGTGCATCAACAGGTGAGATTCCTATAATCCTAGTCAATGCAATTACCTCTATCGAGGATAAGCGTTTCTTTACCCATCGCGGCATTGACGTTTATCGTATTATGGGAGCCGCTATTAACAACCTTCGCCATAACAGCACTCAAGGGGGATCTACACTTGACCAACAGTTGATTAAGTTAGCCTACTTCTCAACTAATACCTCAGACCAAACCCTTAAACGTAAGTCACAAGAAATATGGTTATCTCTCCAAATGGAGCGTCAGTATACTAAACAAGAAATCTTGACCTTCTACGTTAATAAGGTTTATATGGGTAATGGTTACTACGGTATGAAGACCGCAGCTAAATCTTATTTTGGTAAAGAATTAGGTGACCTCTCAGTTGCCCAAGCAGCTCTTCTTGCTGGTATCCCACAAGCACCAACACAATATGATCCTTATGCTAATCCGGATGCTGCTAAAGAACGTCGCAACACTGTTCTTAATGAAATGTATGAAGACAAAAATATTTCTAAAGAGGAGTACGAGCAAGCTAAAGCAACGGATGTATCAGATGGTCTTCTTCCACTTACGAATAAAGCTAGCTACGAACCATACCTAGATAACTACATCAAACAAGTTATTGAACAAGTCTCTACCGAAGCCAATGCTGATATCTACTCAGCTGGGCTCGATGTCTATACAAATCTTGATCCTGATATTCAAAAATACATTTGGAATGTCTACAACTCAAATGATTATATTGCTTATCCTGATGACAAATTTCAAGTAGCTTCTACTATCATTGATGTTACCAATGGACATGTTGTTGCTCAATTGGGATCACGTCACCAAGACGAAAATATTGCCCTTGGTACAAACCAAGCTGTTCAAACTGACCGTGACTGGGGATCTACAATGAAACCTATCACCGATTACGCACCTGCTATTGAAAAAAGGGTATATACTAACACCGGTACTACCGTTTACGATACCCCTTATAATTTCCCTGGTACTTCAACTCCAGTTTACAACTGGGACCGCAAGTATTACGGAAGTATCTCTCTGACTTATGCGATTCAAAAATCACGTAACGTTCCTGCGGTTAAAGCGCTTCAAGCGACTGGCTTGGAGTATGCTCAATCCTTTTTGAAAGATTTAGGTATTGAGTACCCAGAGATGTTCTATTCAAACGCTATCTCATCTTCAACAACATCATCAGATCCTAAATATGGTGCTTCAAGTGAGAAGATGGCGGCTGCCTATGCAGCCTTTGCCAATGGTGGTACTTACTATAAACCATCCTACATTAAATCAATTAAATTTGAAGACGGTTCAACAAAATCATACGATTCTAAAGGTGTCGAGGCCATGTCGCCACAAACAGCTTATATGATGAATAGCATGTTGAAACAGGTTTTGACAGGTGGTACAGCGACTGAAGCTTATGTACCTGGCACCATCAATGCTGGTAAAACGGGTACATCTAGCTACAGTGACGATGAGTACTATCAAGTACAAAAAGAAAGTGGCGTCTACGCTGATCTTATTGTTCCTGACGAAACGTTCGTTGGTTATAATACTAAATATGCAATGGCCATTTGGACAGGTTATGAAAACCGTAAAACTCCACTTTATGGCTCAGACCTAAATATCGCTAAACAAATCTACGGTCTAACAAGTAGATACCTCAACCAGATGTATGGTGCAGGTTCGGAAGATTTCGATATGCCTAGTGGTGTTTACAACAATGGTAGTTACGTCTTCCTAACTGGTTCGTCAACGTCAAATGTTTATACCGGATCACTAGGAACATCTAGCTCATCATCAAGTTCGGATTATGGTAAAAGTAGTGACTCATCAAGTTCACAAGATAGTCAACAGTATGGCCCAGATGCATCAACAAATCCTTCAACATCGGGTTCTAACGGTGCTGAGAATTCAAATTCAAACACTTCTACTTCTACAGTAGATGAGTAA
- the recU gene encoding Holliday junction resolvase RecU, giving the protein MVNYPHQISRKIAQVRTKKSNRVDFANRGMNFESAINATNDYYLSRGLAVIHKKPTPVQIVKVDYPKRSRAKIVEAYFRQASTTDYSGVYKGYYIDFEAKETRQKTSMPMKNFHAHQIKHMSQVINQDGICFVLLHFSTLKETYLLPAKDLIAFYQIDKGTKSMPLDYIKKRGYAIAESAYPQVPYLEIIEKLLGGNT; this is encoded by the coding sequence ATGGTAAACTATCCCCATCAGATATCTCGTAAGATAGCACAAGTACGTACTAAAAAATCTAATAGAGTTGACTTTGCCAATCGGGGGATGAACTTTGAATCTGCTATTAATGCGACTAATGATTACTATTTGTCGCGTGGCTTAGCCGTTATTCATAAGAAACCTACACCGGTTCAGATCGTCAAAGTCGATTATCCAAAACGCTCACGAGCAAAGATTGTAGAAGCTTACTTTAGGCAAGCCTCAACTACTGACTACTCTGGCGTTTACAAAGGATACTATATTGATTTTGAAGCCAAAGAGACACGGCAAAAGACATCTATGCCTATGAAAAACTTTCATGCGCATCAAATTAAGCACATGTCTCAGGTCATCAATCAAGATGGAATCTGCTTCGTGCTACTCCACTTTTCAACGCTTAAGGAAACCTACCTTCTGCCTGCCAAAGACTTAATCGCTTTTTATCAAATTGATAAGGGGACAAAATCAATGCCTCTTGATTATATCAAAAAAAGAGGTTATGCAATCGCAGAATCAGCTTATCCTCAAGTTCCTTATTTAGAGATCATTGAAAAATTATTAGGTGGTAACACATAA